In the Mytilus galloprovincialis chromosome 10, xbMytGall1.hap1.1, whole genome shotgun sequence genome, one interval contains:
- the LOC143049911 gene encoding uncharacterized protein LOC143049911, protein MLQKLADFWTYKDWEVLQTKEKRPSFGPLVQDSSSDKQTPVEWLKRTTKHQDSVRFAGGSGEPVNKIHKVLNADFKKLPNTSYVQQSNETSDNVAPGFFNIQNWRKTFESKMQIPMYTGCCTSYTDYSDHVASHCKYVSMEDDQSNLQDLYWNEESYYRSAQEIREHNRKSDISKLNLASGIDSDIADIAAQLMQGDSVLDVVDKMAAKDDWKSKISFAKTDFQSQPARTRTLKLNDCSEVVVNLIEKTHPMFHKKPISNTKTPCHTPFLPVHRQNAFNQIPISTNSLLQRSNVKLNFLSTKQKADPSTPLVRSKSDCEVNFSNIWDSMHQRFVVCSAYENRRLTREVTVFTSTSLASGPSAVVTENRKRKASTTCTNQPAAKRQNGGNKKSQAASRLKQAASSSCNDLFATPLFIPSKRDQTAYFSSTKKSSATYRHQ, encoded by the exons ATGTTGCAAAAGCTTGCAGATTTCTGGACTTATAAAGATTGGGAAGTTTTACAA ACAAAGGAAAAGAGACCAAGTTTTGGTCCATTAGTCCAAGATTCCTCTTCTGATAAACAAACACCGGTAGAATGGCTGAAAAGGACTACAAAACATCAAGATTCAGTTAGATTCGCCGGTGGGTCGGGAGAGCCTGTGAATAAAATCCACAAAGTTTTG AATGCTGATTTCAAGAAACTTCCCAATACTTCTTATGTTCAACAATCAAACGAG acTAGTGACAATGTTGCACCAGGATTCTTTAATATACAAAATTGGAGAAAAACTTTTGAAAGTAAAATGCAG ATACCAATGTATACTGGCTGCTGCACTTCATACACCGACTATTCAGACCATGTTGCTTCTCACTGCAAATATGTCTCCATGGAGGACGACCAATCAAATCTACAGGATCTTTACTGGAATGAAGAATCATATTACCGCTCTGCACAGGAAATCAGAGAACATAACCGGAAGTCCGATATATCGAAGCTAAATCTCGCTTCCGGTATAGATAGCGATATAGCAGATATTGCTGCTCAGCTGATGCAAGGAGATTCTGTTCTTGATGTCGTAGACAAAATGGCTGCCAAAGATGACTGGAAAAGCAAAATAAGTTTCGCTAAAACTGATTTCCAAAGTCAGCCTGCCAGAACAAGAACCTTGAAATTAAACGACTGCTCTGAGGTTGTCGTCAACCTAATCGAGAAGACCCATCCGATGTTTCATAAGAAACCGATTTCCAACACCAAGACGCCATGTCATACACCATTTTTACCAGTTCATCGACAAAACGCATTTAATCAGATTCCGATTTCTACCAACTCGCTACTTCAAAGGTCAAATGTCAAACTTAACTTCTTGTCAACAAAACAGAAAGCAGATCCATCCACTCCACTTGTTCGATCGAAATCAGACTGTGAGGTGAATTTCAGCAACATCTGGGACAGTATGCATCAGCGTTTTGTCGTTTGCTCTGCCTATGAAAATAGAAGATTAACAAGGGAAGTAACAGTATTTACCTCCACGTCATTGGCATCTGGACCATCAGCGGTAGTAACTGAAAACCGCAAAAGAAAGGCTTCAACAACATGCACTAACCAACCAGCTGCAAAACGTCAGAATGGCGGTAATAAAAAATCTCAAGCGGCATCTCGACTGAAGCAGGCTGCATCATCATCGTGTAATGACCTTTTTGCTACGCCACTGTTTATTCCATCAAAGCGTGACCAGACCGCTTATTTTTCGTCTACAAAGAAATCGTCAGCTACATACAGACATCAATAA
- the LOC143048997 gene encoding complement C1q-like protein 2 produces the protein MSLLKIIAWIGLLAMVIAHKQCSNNANLWKSIQYQLRLVESSDGRCDCGSKDINNNKMVGFLAKSSKTQQNVKGVVVFDSVVTNTGSGYDPSNGHFVAPYEGLYYFSWTILAYKGTNFVTEIVHNGKVIVGNHAEAAAIPEQMSTTNSLVLQLVSKDKVYIKTEGTGTSMHGGKWSSFTGFKI, from the exons ATGAG TCTACTCAAAATAATTGCATGGATAGGCCTTTTGGCAATGGTCATTGCACACAAACAATGTTCTAATAATGCCAACCTTTGGAAAAGTATCCAATATCAACTAAGGTTGGTTGAGAGTTCTGATGGTAGATGTGACTGTGGGTCAAAGGACATAA acaaTAACAAAATGGTTGGATTTCTAGCTAAGAGTTCCAAAACACAACAAAATGTAAAAGGAGTAGTGGTCTTTGATTCAGTTGTCACTAATACTGGTAGTGGATATGATCCTTCCAACGGACACTTTGTAGCCCCATATGAAGGTCTATATTACTTTTCCTGGACAATACTAGCTTATAAAGGCACTAACTTCGTTACAGAAATTGTGCACAATGGCAAAGTAATTGTAGGCAACCATGCAGAAGCTGCCGCCATACCAGAGCAGATGTCAACTACGAATAGTCTTGTACTGCAACTGGTATCCAAGGATAAAGTGTATATTAAAACTGAAGGAACAGGAACATCCATGCATGGTGGTAAATGGTCTTCTTTTACTGGTTTCAAAATCTAA